A stretch of the Bradyrhizobium arachidis genome encodes the following:
- a CDS encoding HPr kinase/phosphorylase, translating into MSGDGASVHASAVKIGSRAVLIRGPSGAGKSRLAFDLIVAGRTGAIERAVLVGDDRVHLATVGGEIVVRPAPNLAGLIEVRGLGIRRCDFVEHATVDLVVDLAADDAERLPPPEALLVSIFGVKIPRIPVGAGYQPLPLVVAALTTTKSSSSLNPSGDCLKGNCNHMNPTLATE; encoded by the coding sequence ATGAGCGGGGACGGCGCCAGCGTTCACGCCTCCGCAGTCAAGATCGGCAGTCGGGCAGTCCTGATCCGCGGGCCGTCCGGAGCCGGCAAGTCGCGACTCGCCTTCGACCTGATCGTGGCCGGGCGCACCGGGGCGATCGAAAGGGCCGTTCTGGTCGGTGATGACCGTGTCCATCTGGCGACAGTCGGCGGAGAAATTGTCGTCCGCCCGGCCCCCAATCTGGCCGGCCTGATCGAGGTCCGGGGCCTCGGAATCCGCCGCTGCGACTTTGTGGAGCATGCGACGGTCGACCTCGTGGTCGACCTGGCCGCTGACGACGCGGAACGGCTTCCCCCGCCCGAAGCCCTCCTTGTCAGCATTTTTGGTGTCAAAATACCGCGAATCCCGGTCGGAGCGGGTTACCAGCCCCTCCCGCTGGTTGTTGCGGCCTTGACCACTACCAAGAGTTCATCTTCCCTTAACCCTTCCGGCGATTGTTTGAAGGGAAATTGTAACCATATGAACCCCACACTCGCGACCGAATAG
- a CDS encoding PTS sugar transporter subunit IIA, with the protein MIGLVLVTHGRLADEFKAALEHVMGPQKQIEAITIGAEDDSDLCRSDILEAVSRVDSGDGVAILTDMFGGTPSNLAISCMSRPKVEVLAGINLPMLVKLAKVREERSLPDAIAMAQEAGRKYVTIASRVLAGK; encoded by the coding sequence ATGATTGGTCTAGTACTTGTGACCCACGGGCGCCTTGCCGACGAATTCAAGGCGGCGCTTGAACATGTCATGGGTCCGCAAAAGCAAATCGAAGCGATCACGATCGGTGCCGAAGATGATTCCGATCTTTGTCGAAGCGACATCCTCGAAGCGGTCAGCCGGGTCGATTCCGGCGACGGCGTTGCGATCCTCACCGACATGTTCGGCGGCACCCCGTCCAACCTTGCAATATCCTGCATGAGCCGGCCGAAGGTCGAAGTGCTCGCGGGTATCAACCTTCCCATGCTGGTGAAGCTCGCAAAGGTGCGCGAGGAGCGTTCGCTCCCCGACGCGATCGCGATGGCCCAGGAAGCGGGCCGCAAATACGTCACCATCGCCAGCCGCGTGCTCGCCGGCAAATGA
- a CDS encoding HPr family phosphocarrier protein, producing MSDDGAPLANPSGTGVPSGALSKELLITNKRGLHARASAKFVQAVERFNAQVWVTRGGETVGGTSIMGLMMLAAGPGTTITVAAAGADAEAALAAITELVESKFNEEGV from the coding sequence ATGAGCGACGACGGCGCGCCACTCGCAAATCCGTCCGGGACGGGCGTGCCCAGCGGTGCCCTTTCAAAAGAGCTCCTGATCACCAACAAGCGCGGCCTGCATGCGCGCGCCTCGGCGAAATTCGTGCAGGCGGTCGAGCGCTTCAACGCGCAGGTGTGGGTGACGCGCGGCGGCGAGACTGTCGGCGGAACCTCGATCATGGGCCTGATGATGCTGGCCGCCGGCCCCGGCACCACCATCACCGTCGCCGCTGCCGGCGCGGACGCCGAAGCCGCGCTCGCGGCCATCACCGAGCTCGTCGAGAGCAAGTTCAACGAAGAAGGCGTTTAG
- a CDS encoding glycosyltransferase family 39 protein: MSTTQILPTATRAKSPLGYGRLMAWLVARATRPETGLWLVIQIALLHAVIWTLVLINLKAAQDVHMDVAEAYAWGQKFQLGYGKHPPLSGWVAGLWFKLFPATDWATYALAMATVGVGMVICWFVALRVVDRKRAFLVVVMVALYPIFNFKGFKYNPDLLQLVTLPLVVLAYLNAFEKRSWQSGIWLGLAGALALMTKYWVLTMIGAIGLAALIHPERLKFLRSPAPWVAIATLAVAMTPHLYWLAEAHFVPLTYAGDTYSLDDRNFVIQLVLGYALHNFALLALPVALAALAMALVPPWWRLLLQNPLSIVTRAWARGANPGVNVSQALNVWIIQIIVAVGPPLGALVFSIYMKTDWGISLFFLVPLALIAIPTLRVQRASLFNIAAIWLVLSLATLAASPWIAAREMAANTGNTATYGARSELARELTQAWRTRFASAWPVVAGTMETIQPMAFYSPDHPKPFTPNEAWNSGLIAPEDVKRLGFIGVFDPTDGRLPAFEKWVSETAPNAERMVMTTRRFTGGKAGPSMTWNVYIAPPTK, translated from the coding sequence ATGTCGACGACCCAAATCCTGCCCACCGCGACGCGCGCCAAAAGCCCCCTCGGCTATGGCCGGCTGATGGCCTGGCTGGTCGCCCGTGCCACGCGGCCAGAGACCGGCCTGTGGCTGGTGATCCAGATCGCGCTGCTGCATGCGGTGATCTGGACCCTCGTCCTGATCAATCTGAAGGCAGCACAGGACGTCCACATGGACGTCGCGGAAGCCTACGCCTGGGGCCAGAAGTTTCAGCTCGGCTACGGCAAGCATCCGCCATTGTCCGGCTGGGTCGCGGGCCTCTGGTTCAAGCTGTTCCCGGCCACGGACTGGGCGACCTATGCGCTCGCGATGGCGACCGTCGGCGTCGGCATGGTGATCTGCTGGTTCGTCGCCTTGCGCGTCGTCGACCGCAAGCGCGCATTCCTCGTCGTGGTGATGGTCGCGCTCTACCCGATCTTCAATTTCAAGGGCTTTAAGTACAACCCGGACCTGCTCCAGCTCGTCACGCTGCCGCTCGTGGTGCTGGCCTATCTCAACGCGTTCGAGAAACGGAGCTGGCAGTCGGGCATCTGGCTCGGTCTCGCCGGTGCGCTCGCGCTGATGACAAAGTACTGGGTGCTGACCATGATCGGCGCCATTGGGCTTGCCGCCCTGATTCATCCAGAGCGGCTGAAGTTCCTGCGCTCGCCGGCACCGTGGGTTGCGATCGCAACGCTCGCCGTCGCGATGACCCCGCATCTCTATTGGCTTGCCGAGGCGCATTTCGTGCCGCTGACCTATGCCGGCGACACCTACAGCCTCGACGACCGCAATTTCGTCATCCAGCTCGTGCTCGGCTATGCCTTGCACAACTTTGCGCTGCTGGCATTGCCGGTGGCGCTCGCGGCACTCGCGATGGCGCTGGTGCCGCCGTGGTGGCGGCTGCTGTTGCAAAATCCCCTGAGCATCGTCACACGGGCCTGGGCGCGCGGCGCAAATCCCGGCGTCAATGTCTCGCAGGCGCTGAACGTCTGGATCATCCAGATCATCGTCGCGGTCGGGCCGCCGCTCGGCGCGCTCGTCTTCTCGATCTATATGAAGACCGACTGGGGCATCTCGCTGTTCTTCCTGGTGCCCTTGGCGCTGATCGCGATTCCGACGCTGCGCGTGCAGCGCGCGAGCCTGTTCAACATCGCTGCGATCTGGCTCGTGCTGTCGCTTGCGACGCTCGCGGCTTCGCCCTGGATCGCGGCGCGCGAGATGGCGGCGAACACCGGGAACACGGCGACCTATGGCGCGCGCTCGGAGCTGGCGCGCGAGCTGACGCAGGCCTGGCGCACGCGCTTTGCTTCAGCCTGGCCGGTCGTCGCCGGCACGATGGAAACGATCCAGCCGATGGCGTTCTACAGCCCGGATCATCCAAAACCCTTCACGCCGAACGAAGCCTGGAACTCCGGCCTGATCGCGCCCGAGGATGTCAAACGGCTCGGCTTCATCGGCGTATTCGATCCGACCGACGGCCGCCTGCCTGCGTTCGAGAAATGGGTTTCGGAAACCGCGCCCAATGCCGAGCGCATGGTGATGACCACGCGCCGCTTCACGGGTGGCAAGGCCGGCCCGTCGATGACGTGGAACGTCTACATCGCGCCGCCGACTAAGTGA
- the lepA gene encoding translation elongation factor 4 → MTTAPISNIRNFSIVAHIDHGKSTLADRLIQMTGGLSDREMAGKEQVLDSMDIERERGITIKAQTVRLKYRAKDSKDYIFNLMDTPGHVDFAYEVSRSLAACEGSLLVVDASQGVEAQTLANVYQALDNNHEIVPVLNKVDLPAAEPDKVKQQIEDVIGIDASDAVMISAKTGVGVPDVLEAIVTRLPPPKGDRDATLKALLVDSWYDVYLGVVVLIRVVDGTMKKGSRIRMMGTGAAYDVERVGFFTPKMEQVDELGPGEIGFITAAIKEVADTRVGDTITDDKKPVSEMLPGFKPAIPVVFCGLFPADANDFETLRAAMGKLRLNDASFSYEMETSAALGFGFRCGFLGLLHLEIIQERLSREFDLNLIATAPSVIYKMHLTDGTELSIHNPVDMPDVVKIADIEEPWIEATILTPDEYLGSVLKLCQDRRGAQKELTYVGSRAMVKYDLPLNEVVFDFYDRLKSVSKGYASFDYHLTDYKVADLVKMQILVNAEPVDALSMLVHRTRAEGRGRAMVEKMKELIPPHMFQIPIQAAIGGKVIARETVRALRKDVTAKCYGGDITRKRKLLEKQKEGKKKMRQFGKVDIPQEAFIAALKVDS, encoded by the coding sequence ATGACGACCGCCCCCATTTCCAACATCCGCAATTTCTCCATCGTCGCCCATATCGACCATGGCAAATCGACGCTGGCCGACCGCCTGATCCAGATGACGGGTGGGCTCTCCGACCGCGAGATGGCCGGCAAGGAGCAGGTACTCGATTCCATGGATATCGAGCGCGAGCGCGGCATCACCATCAAGGCGCAGACGGTACGGCTGAAATACCGCGCCAAGGACAGCAAGGATTACATCTTCAACCTGATGGACACGCCCGGCCATGTCGACTTCGCCTATGAAGTCTCGCGGTCGCTGGCGGCCTGCGAAGGTTCCCTGCTGGTGGTCGACGCCAGCCAGGGCGTCGAGGCGCAGACCCTCGCCAATGTCTACCAGGCGCTCGACAACAATCACGAGATCGTGCCGGTCCTGAACAAGGTCGACCTGCCCGCCGCCGAGCCCGACAAGGTCAAGCAGCAGATCGAGGACGTGATCGGCATCGACGCCTCGGATGCGGTGATGATCTCGGCCAAGACCGGCGTCGGCGTCCCCGATGTGCTGGAAGCCATCGTCACCCGCCTGCCGCCGCCGAAGGGCGATCGCGATGCCACCTTGAAGGCGCTGCTGGTCGACAGCTGGTACGACGTCTATCTCGGCGTCGTCGTGCTCATTCGTGTCGTCGACGGCACCATGAAGAAGGGCAGCCGCATCCGCATGATGGGCACGGGCGCGGCCTACGACGTCGAGCGCGTCGGCTTCTTCACGCCGAAGATGGAGCAGGTCGACGAGCTCGGCCCCGGCGAGATCGGCTTCATCACCGCGGCGATCAAGGAAGTCGCCGACACCCGCGTCGGCGACACCATCACCGACGACAAGAAGCCGGTGTCCGAAATGCTGCCGGGCTTCAAGCCGGCAATCCCGGTGGTGTTCTGCGGCCTGTTCCCGGCCGATGCCAACGACTTCGAGACGCTGCGCGCCGCGATGGGCAAGCTCCGGCTCAACGACGCCAGCTTCTCCTACGAGATGGAAACCTCTGCCGCGCTCGGCTTCGGCTTCCGCTGCGGCTTCCTCGGATTGCTGCATCTGGAGATCATCCAGGAGCGGCTGTCGCGCGAGTTCGATCTCAACCTGATCGCGACCGCGCCGAGCGTGATCTACAAGATGCACCTGACCGACGGCACCGAGCTTTCGATCCACAATCCCGTCGACATGCCCGACGTCGTGAAGATCGCCGATATCGAGGAGCCCTGGATCGAGGCCACCATCCTCACGCCGGATGAATATCTCGGCAGTGTGCTGAAGCTGTGCCAGGACCGCCGCGGCGCGCAGAAGGAGCTCACTTACGTCGGCTCGCGCGCGATGGTGAAGTACGATCTGCCGCTCAACGAAGTCGTGTTCGACTTCTACGACCGCCTCAAGTCGGTCTCCAAGGGCTACGCCTCGTTCGACTATCATCTGACCGACTACAAGGTCGCCGATCTCGTCAAGATGCAGATCCTGGTCAACGCCGAGCCTGTGGACGCGCTGTCGATGCTGGTGCACCGGACCCGCGCCGAAGGCCGCGGCCGCGCCATGGTCGAGAAGATGAAGGAGCTGATCCCGCCGCACATGTTCCAGATCCCGATCCAGGCGGCGATCGGCGGCAAGGTGATCGCCCGCGAGACCGTGCGCGCGCTGCGCAAGGACGTCACCGCAAAGTGCTACGGCGGCGACATCACGCGTAAGCGCAAACTTCTGGAGAAGCAGAAGGAAGGCAAGAAGAAGATGCGGCAGTTCGGCAAGGTCGACATCCCGCAGGAAGCTTTCATTGCCGCGCTGAAGGTGGATAGCTGA
- a CDS encoding isoprenylcysteine carboxylmethyltransferase family protein — MLKLPPPIWTLIYILLSAALSWWLGWPKLPGLPLPPLGIALVAIAFVSPVWAFILFRREDTEIEPTSPTNRKLVTSGPYRFTRNPMYLGLVLLALGIAVWVGAWPMLIAPVAVFATANWVHIPFEEAKMRRQFGAAYDDYVTRVRRWV, encoded by the coding sequence ATGCTCAAGCTCCCTCCACCGATCTGGACGTTGATCTATATCCTGCTCAGTGCCGCACTGAGCTGGTGGCTTGGCTGGCCGAAGCTCCCGGGCCTGCCGCTTCCGCCGCTCGGAATCGCCTTGGTGGCCATTGCATTCGTTTCGCCGGTGTGGGCTTTCATCCTTTTCCGGCGTGAGGACACCGAGATCGAACCGACGTCACCGACCAATCGCAAACTGGTCACCAGCGGTCCCTACCGGTTCACCCGCAATCCGATGTATCTGGGCCTCGTGCTTCTCGCTCTGGGCATCGCGGTGTGGGTCGGCGCATGGCCGATGCTGATCGCGCCCGTCGCAGTCTTCGCGACGGCCAACTGGGTGCACATTCCCTTCGAGGAAGCCAAGATGCGCCGGCAGTTCGGCGCGGCCTATGACGACTATGTCACTCGGGTGCGACGCTGGGTGTGA
- a CDS encoding MFS transporter yields the protein MSKPDSFDYGWVIVGAGALMTCVGFGTMLSLAVFLQPISEAMGWSRAGVSAAATLDFLCMGVAAFLWGTLSDRFGTRIVVLAGSVLLGLGLVTASQAAHLWQFQLFFGVLIGIAAGSFYAPMMALASAWIEKNRSLAVALVSAGMGVSPVTIAPTASWLISTYDWRTAMLVIGIAAWVLLIPACFLVRPAPQAVDTATADAAPETELTAAQALRTPQFIALAAAHFACCAAHSGPIFHMVSYAMICGIAPLTAVTVYSVAGVSGLGGRLLLGALADRIGAKPVLVGGLFVQAMCIATYLAVAKLGEFYALSVVFGLAYGGVMPLYAVLVREFFGARIMGTVFGAVSAFASLGMALGPWAGGLVFDNFQRYTWLHAGSFAIGLAAVAVALSFPSKRGQSHDLGRAAA from the coding sequence ATGAGCAAGCCTGATAGCTTCGACTATGGCTGGGTGATCGTCGGCGCGGGTGCGCTGATGACTTGCGTCGGCTTCGGTACGATGCTGTCGCTTGCGGTGTTTTTGCAGCCGATCTCGGAAGCGATGGGCTGGTCGCGCGCTGGTGTGTCGGCCGCCGCCACGCTGGATTTCCTCTGCATGGGCGTTGCCGCGTTTCTCTGGGGCACGCTGTCGGACCGGTTTGGCACCCGCATCGTGGTGCTTGCAGGAAGCGTTCTGCTCGGGCTCGGCCTCGTCACCGCGAGCCAGGCCGCACATTTGTGGCAGTTCCAGCTTTTCTTCGGCGTGCTGATCGGCATCGCCGCCGGCAGTTTTTACGCGCCCATGATGGCGCTCGCGAGCGCGTGGATCGAGAAGAACCGCAGCTTGGCTGTGGCACTGGTCTCCGCCGGCATGGGCGTGTCGCCGGTGACGATCGCACCGACCGCAAGCTGGCTGATCTCGACCTATGACTGGCGCACCGCGATGCTCGTCATCGGTATCGCAGCATGGGTTCTGCTGATCCCCGCCTGCTTCCTGGTGCGCCCAGCCCCGCAAGCGGTCGATACGGCAACCGCCGACGCAGCACCCGAGACGGAGCTGACCGCGGCGCAGGCGCTGCGCACGCCGCAATTCATCGCGCTCGCCGCCGCCCATTTCGCCTGCTGCGCGGCGCATTCCGGACCGATCTTCCACATGGTGTCCTATGCGATGATCTGCGGCATCGCGCCGCTCACGGCGGTGACGGTCTACAGCGTCGCCGGCGTCTCCGGGCTCGGCGGGCGCCTGCTGCTCGGCGCGCTGGCCGACCGCATCGGCGCAAAGCCCGTGCTGGTCGGCGGCCTGTTCGTGCAGGCGATGTGCATCGCGACCTATCTCGCGGTGGCGAAGCTCGGCGAATTCTACGCGCTCTCGGTCGTGTTCGGCCTCGCCTATGGCGGGGTGATGCCGCTCTATGCGGTGCTGGTGCGCGAGTTTTTTGGCGCGCGCATCATGGGCACGGTGTTCGGCGCGGTGTCGGCGTTCGCAAGCCTCGGCATGGCGCTAGGTCCCTGGGCCGGCGGCCTCGTGTTCGACAATTTCCAGCGCTACACATGGCTGCACGCCGGCTCCTTCGCGATCGGGCTTGCCGCCGTCGCGGTGGCGCTGAGCTTTCCGTCCAAACGCGGGCAATCGCACGACCTCGGCCGCGCCGCGGCCTGA